One Leptospira semungkisensis DNA segment encodes these proteins:
- the recD gene encoding exodeoxyribonuclease V subunit alpha, translating to MKEETLKEVLDSEYASFLTEELSSYSEGISKEKLYEWNLALIQASQQGSLAIPFSETKNKPGIFFKERNGLLYYNKIFHQLTLVEEGFRRLSETSSRTKEVEKVQNVFRELIQTNPLSIRKDSQEFILCGEGEQKEALEAALQNSFFVLTGGPGTGKTTVITNVIRGLLRLGYRANQIGLAAPTGRAAQRLKESLETTLSYVKQKNELDSSILEIPASTLHRLLEYNPRRRSYKYKEDFPLPYQVIIIDEVSMVDLNMMYRLMKALPFFRKEFRLILLGDPNQLPSVEAGAILSDLVQVLVQKKSQNLIALRTSHRQEIGSVSISKAANSCVQASVTLSEFLENSQGKISLDPSFQTEIQTSKGFFQLDLNFRTQWNDLLKRIAEDLILPNLKYLPNPENFIEVQEYLSKDINKFKILAILRNGLYGSERINSELTRILLSHKKERVASLGNRLYFAGMPIMITQNDRVRGVFNGDTGVVLELETPRGEKELRALFVIEGQIRDFALDTLPPHEPAFAITVHKSQGSEYDSILIVFPPDPEEENADLSLELFKKEILYTALTRAKRSVLLLAEDRLLEYSLTNKFDRLTGFQLD from the coding sequence ATGAAAGAAGAAACTTTGAAAGAAGTTTTGGATTCCGAGTATGCGAGTTTTTTAACGGAAGAGCTTTCTTCTTATTCCGAAGGGATCTCGAAAGAAAAACTGTATGAATGGAATTTAGCCTTAATACAAGCCTCTCAACAAGGAAGCCTTGCGATCCCATTTTCTGAAACCAAGAACAAGCCTGGGATTTTCTTTAAGGAAAGAAACGGATTACTATATTATAATAAAATATTTCACCAATTGACCTTAGTGGAAGAAGGATTTCGGAGATTATCTGAAACTTCTTCTCGTACAAAAGAAGTCGAAAAAGTACAAAATGTATTTCGAGAACTGATCCAAACGAATCCCCTCTCTATCAGAAAGGATTCTCAAGAGTTCATTCTCTGCGGAGAAGGAGAGCAAAAGGAAGCCTTAGAGGCTGCCTTGCAGAATTCTTTCTTTGTTTTAACGGGAGGCCCTGGAACGGGAAAGACAACGGTGATCACGAACGTGATCCGAGGACTTTTACGCTTAGGATATAGAGCGAATCAGATCGGACTTGCCGCACCGACAGGAAGAGCGGCTCAAAGATTAAAAGAATCCTTGGAAACCACTCTCTCCTATGTAAAACAAAAGAATGAACTCGACAGTTCCATTTTGGAGATACCTGCTTCCACTCTTCATAGATTGTTAGAATACAATCCTCGTAGGAGATCCTACAAATATAAGGAGGATTTCCCTCTGCCGTATCAAGTGATCATCATAGACGAGGTCTCCATGGTGGATCTGAACATGATGTACAGATTGATGAAGGCACTTCCCTTCTTTCGAAAAGAATTCAGATTAATCCTTTTAGGAGATCCGAATCAATTGCCTAGTGTCGAGGCGGGAGCAATCTTATCCGATCTAGTCCAAGTCTTAGTACAAAAAAAATCACAAAACTTAATCGCATTAAGGACAAGCCATCGCCAGGAGATCGGATCCGTCTCTATTTCGAAAGCTGCAAATTCTTGCGTGCAAGCCTCTGTTACTCTTTCCGAGTTCTTGGAGAATTCACAGGGCAAGATTTCACTCGATCCTTCTTTTCAAACGGAAATCCAAACTAGTAAGGGATTTTTTCAATTAGATCTAAATTTTCGTACGCAATGGAATGATCTTCTGAAAAGAATCGCAGAGGATCTTATTCTTCCGAATCTGAAATACCTACCGAACCCAGAGAATTTTATCGAGGTTCAAGAATACCTAAGTAAAGACATTAACAAATTTAAGATCTTGGCCATTCTGAGAAACGGACTCTACGGAAGCGAGAGGATCAATTCGGAACTAACTCGTATTCTTCTCTCACATAAAAAGGAAAGAGTCGCAAGCCTCGGAAATAGACTCTATTTCGCTGGAATGCCTATCATGATCACCCAAAATGATCGAGTGAGAGGCGTATTTAACGGAGATACGGGAGTCGTTTTGGAGTTGGAGACTCCAAGAGGAGAAAAAGAGTTGAGAGCCTTATTCGTGATTGAAGGTCAGATCCGAGATTTCGCGTTAGACACTCTTCCTCCTCACGAGCCTGCGTTTGCGATCACGGTACACAAATCGCAAGGTTCCGAGTATGATTCTATCTTGATAGTTTTCCCCCCCGATCCAGAAGAAGAAAATGCAGATCTTTCTCTAGAATTATTCAAGAAAGAGATCCTTTATACTGCCTTAACCAGAGCCAAGAGATCCGTACTCCTCCTCGCAGAGGATCGACTTTTAGAATATTCTTTGACGAATAAATTCGATCGTTTGACCGGATTTCAGTTGGACTGA